A part of Nesterenkonia lutea genomic DNA contains:
- the istB gene encoding IS21-like element helper ATPase IstB produces MKTPTIGRVWEDLAEIAREQGWSHEEYLAAVLERQVADREANGTALRIQTAKFPAIKTLEDFNTDYQPGLRRDVLAHLQNTSFVPKAENVILLGPPGVGKTHLGIGLGIKACQAGYPALFDTAAGWVNRLSDAHQRHGGLDQELKRLRRYRLLIIDELGYLPFDADAANLFFQLVAARYEQGSLLITSNLSFGRWGEIFSDDTVAAAMIDRLVHHAEVLTLDGESYRTRSRRELIETTTSRTP; encoded by the coding sequence ATGAAGACTCCCACGATCGGCAGGGTCTGGGAAGACCTCGCCGAGATTGCCCGGGAGCAGGGCTGGTCCCACGAGGAATACCTCGCTGCTGTCTTGGAGCGCCAAGTCGCTGATCGAGAGGCCAACGGCACCGCTCTGCGGATCCAGACCGCGAAGTTCCCCGCGATCAAGACCCTCGAGGACTTCAACACCGACTATCAGCCCGGCCTGCGCCGTGACGTGCTGGCTCATCTGCAGAACACGAGCTTCGTGCCCAAGGCAGAGAACGTCATCCTGCTGGGACCCCCAGGGGTGGGTAAGACTCATCTGGGCATCGGGCTAGGAATCAAGGCCTGCCAGGCCGGGTACCCGGCGCTCTTCGACACTGCTGCGGGGTGGGTCAACCGGCTCAGCGACGCGCATCAGCGCCACGGTGGTCTGGATCAGGAGCTCAAAAGGCTTCGCAGGTACCGGCTGTTGATCATTGATGAGCTCGGCTATCTGCCCTTCGATGCTGATGCGGCGAATCTGTTCTTCCAACTGGTCGCTGCCCGCTATGAACAGGGGTCTTTGCTGATCACGAGCAACCTCTCCTTCGGCAGGTGGGGTGAGATCTTCAGCGATGACACCGTCGCGGCGGCGATGATCGATCGGCTGGTCCATCACGCGGAGGTCCTCACCCTCGATGGAGAGTCCTACCGCACACGGAGCCGCCGCGAGCTCATCGAGACCACTACCTCTAGAACCCCGTAA